The following are encoded in a window of Manihot esculenta cultivar AM560-2 chromosome 8, M.esculenta_v8, whole genome shotgun sequence genomic DNA:
- the LOC110608129 gene encoding VQ motif-containing protein 22 — MSLPSDWGQFYHQQNLSATMFGCDGGASDVPAATSVTSAAAASVPTSLMGGTGNSTSPNGGGGHLSPEGRVSKPVRRRSRASRRTPTTLLNTDTTNFRALVQQFTGGPSPPFASGSQLNAPSFGFSLNQRQAQVNPSAVMVPSAAGYHLQYQQQIQPSYMFSLGNNTTGASPAHGDLLFQRLGNPRSTGMDVSDELVMEGLSSHAVATPSRPPSRQPSSASSENRSNTFLF, encoded by the coding sequence ATGTCATTACCTAGTGACTGGGGCCAATTCTACCACCAGCAAAATCTTTCTGCAACCATGTTCGGCTGTGACGGTGGTGCTTCTGATGTCCCCGCCGCCACATCTGTCACCTCCGCCGCGGCTGCCAGTGTCCCTACCTCATTAATGGGTGGTACTGGCAATTCTACCTCACCAAACGGTGGTGGCGGCCATTTGAGCCCTGAAGGTCGTGTATCCAAGCCTGTGCGCAGACGGTCTAGAGCTTCCAGAAGAACTCCTACAACGTTACTTAACACAGATACTACGAATTTTCGGGCTTTGGTCCAGCAGTTTACTGGTGGCCCTAGTCCTCCTTTTGCTTCAGGATCACAGCTTAATGCACCAAGCTTTGGTTTTTCACTGAACCAACGTCAAGCCCAGGTTAACCCTAGTGCAGTTATGGTTCCATCTGCAGCGGGTTACCATCTCCAATATCAACAGCAAATCCAACCATCGTATATGTTTTCATTGGGAAATAACACCACCGGAGCTTCTCCTGCTCATGGCGATTTGCTTTTCCAAAGACTTGGAAACCCCAGGTCTACAGGCATGGATGTCTCAGATGAGTTAGTGATGGAGGGTCTTTCTTCTCACGCGGTGGCGACACCGTCGAGACCTCCATCTAGGCAGCCTTCTTCCGCCTCCAGTGAGAACAGAAGCAATACTTTCTTGTTTTGA